The proteins below are encoded in one region of Planctopirus limnophila DSM 3776:
- a CDS encoding SpoIIE family protein phosphatase — translation MAKLLLLQGGEATPYEIAGGEVVLGRHPECSIQINSNMVSRKHARVFSHDDGFVIEDLGSGNGTFLNGKKLEAATKIKDGDRIKLGPILLRFEDPDNPASRPALAPGSGVSGAGNQAATATFNLEFASGDDDVATVMGTSGRVEGFGALEVQPEAKLKAVLEISRALAGSTDLDGLLPKILDTLFNIFPHADRGVVLFKEDDGKLIPRAIKHRRSDEDESVKLSRTVLNTVLEQKTGILSADATNDSRFEASESISALTIRSMMAVPMLSVAGDVLGVIHIDTQNAFNQFKKDDLDLLIAVAGQAGLSYETARLMVTALEKQKQDREMQIAANVQLALLPESLPKVDGYQFYASYDSAQAVGGDYYDCMQLEGDRVFFAFGDVAGKGVPASLVMSRISSVVQNVMAFVTDVGVAVGRINNQMCAKAVEGRFVTFVLGVIHTQTGEMSLVNAGHMPIMIRKADGTVEEFGAEAVGIPLGVMEDYPFDVVTRQIAPGETCLIYTDGVSEAMNHNSDLYGIERIRELMHAHGHEGAEELGRTILQDVRRHANGRPQNDDITLMLFSRLG, via the coding sequence ATGGCCAAATTGCTCCTGCTTCAAGGAGGGGAAGCCACCCCTTATGAAATCGCTGGTGGCGAAGTGGTGCTGGGGCGACATCCTGAATGCTCGATCCAGATCAACTCGAACATGGTTTCCCGCAAGCATGCTCGAGTCTTTTCTCACGATGATGGCTTCGTCATTGAGGATCTCGGGAGTGGTAACGGCACGTTCCTGAATGGCAAAAAACTCGAAGCAGCGACAAAAATCAAAGATGGCGACCGCATTAAGCTGGGTCCCATTCTCCTGCGATTTGAAGATCCGGATAATCCTGCCAGTCGCCCCGCGCTGGCTCCAGGAAGTGGAGTCAGTGGAGCCGGAAACCAGGCAGCTACAGCGACTTTCAATCTCGAGTTTGCCTCTGGCGATGACGATGTCGCCACTGTGATGGGAACATCCGGGCGTGTCGAAGGGTTTGGCGCCCTGGAAGTTCAACCCGAAGCCAAACTGAAGGCCGTGCTCGAAATCAGCCGTGCCTTAGCAGGCAGCACTGATCTTGATGGATTGCTCCCCAAGATACTCGACACGCTGTTCAATATCTTTCCACATGCGGATCGTGGCGTTGTTCTCTTCAAAGAAGACGATGGCAAACTCATTCCGCGAGCGATTAAACATCGTCGCTCAGACGAAGATGAATCGGTGAAATTGAGCCGGACAGTTCTTAACACTGTGCTCGAGCAGAAAACAGGGATTCTTTCGGCAGACGCAACGAACGATTCTCGTTTTGAAGCCAGCGAATCAATCTCGGCTCTCACCATCCGCTCGATGATGGCTGTCCCCATGCTGAGCGTCGCCGGTGATGTTCTGGGTGTGATTCATATCGATACTCAGAATGCCTTCAACCAGTTTAAAAAAGATGACCTCGATCTGTTGATCGCGGTTGCTGGTCAGGCGGGTCTTTCTTATGAAACCGCTCGACTCATGGTGACGGCTCTGGAAAAACAGAAGCAGGACCGTGAAATGCAGATTGCCGCCAATGTGCAACTGGCCCTGCTGCCGGAAAGTCTTCCCAAAGTCGATGGTTACCAGTTCTACGCCTCTTACGATTCGGCACAGGCAGTAGGTGGCGATTACTACGACTGCATGCAACTCGAAGGTGATCGCGTCTTCTTTGCTTTTGGCGATGTGGCAGGGAAGGGTGTGCCTGCTTCACTGGTCATGTCCCGAATTTCCAGCGTCGTGCAGAACGTGATGGCCTTCGTGACAGACGTTGGCGTCGCTGTCGGACGAATTAATAATCAGATGTGTGCAAAAGCTGTCGAAGGCCGGTTTGTGACCTTCGTCCTGGGCGTCATTCATACGCAAACGGGCGAAATGTCTCTCGTAAATGCCGGCCACATGCCCATCATGATCCGCAAGGCCGATGGGACAGTCGAAGAATTCGGAGCCGAAGCCGTCGGTATTCCTTTAGGGGTCATGGAAGATTACCCCTTCGATGTGGTCACGAGACAAATTGCACCAGGCGAGACATGCCTGATCTACACCGATGGTGTCAGTGAGGCCATGAATCACAACAGTGATCTTTACGGCATTGAACGGATTCGCGAACTGATGCATGCCCACGGGCATGAAGGGGCCGAAGAGTTAGGACGGACGATCCTGCAGGATGTCCGCCGCCATGCCAATGGTCGTCCTCAGAACGACGACATCACGCTGATGCTCTTCAGCCGTCTTGGCTGA
- the sppA gene encoding signal peptide peptidase SppA, translated as MSTTSSPTVVVHAGKSFWKSWAFRGMAIILGFSVLLNMGLYATFRDYFARSPEVSERFLSGNSSTTQRIAVLRVSGTIMPPLTERIIRQIEVAAEDERVKGVLLTIDSPGGFVADSHQIYHALEKLRAKKPISIQMKRLAASGGYYIAMGAGTKGQIFAEPTTWTGSIGVIIPRYDMSELVEKIGVSSDPLKTGEFKDALSPFHPLTEAERKVWEEILNQSFEQFIELIDTNRDTLDREQARKLATGQIYTARDARANGMIDEIGFEEDALAALQKSLKLDQVRVVEYRSQPQLVDLLLGSRTENVTAAQWQALVDATTPRAMFLFSWLPGLPQSPAL; from the coding sequence ATGTCCACGACCAGTTCGCCGACCGTTGTTGTCCATGCCGGTAAGTCGTTCTGGAAAAGCTGGGCTTTCCGTGGCATGGCGATCATTCTGGGGTTTTCCGTACTCCTCAACATGGGCCTGTATGCCACCTTTCGCGACTATTTTGCCCGCAGTCCGGAAGTCAGCGAGCGATTCCTTTCGGGAAACTCTTCCACAACGCAGCGGATTGCGGTATTGCGAGTCAGTGGCACGATCATGCCACCACTCACCGAACGCATCATTCGACAGATTGAAGTCGCTGCCGAAGATGAACGCGTGAAAGGGGTGCTCCTGACGATTGACAGCCCAGGTGGGTTTGTTGCTGACAGCCACCAGATTTACCACGCCCTCGAAAAACTCCGCGCGAAGAAGCCGATCAGTATTCAAATGAAGCGACTGGCAGCATCCGGCGGATACTACATCGCGATGGGTGCTGGCACCAAAGGGCAGATCTTTGCTGAACCAACGACCTGGACGGGTTCGATTGGTGTCATCATTCCCCGGTATGATATGAGCGAACTGGTGGAGAAGATTGGTGTCAGTTCGGATCCGCTGAAGACCGGGGAATTCAAAGACGCACTCAGTCCGTTTCATCCGCTGACAGAAGCTGAGCGAAAAGTCTGGGAAGAAATTCTCAATCAGTCTTTTGAACAATTCATCGAGCTGATTGACACCAACCGCGATACTCTCGACCGGGAACAGGCTCGAAAACTCGCCACCGGTCAGATTTATACGGCACGCGACGCGCGAGCCAACGGGATGATTGATGAAATTGGATTCGAAGAAGATGCCCTGGCGGCCCTGCAGAAATCGTTAAAGCTGGATCAAGTCCGCGTCGTCGAATATCGCTCACAGCCGCAGCTTGTCGATCTATTACTCGGAAGCAGAACCGAGAATGTCACAGCCGCTCAATGGCAAGCTCTGGTCGACGCCACAACACCGAGAGCCATGTTCCTTTTCAGTTGGCTGCCAGGTTTGCCTCAATCTCCAGCTCTTTAA
- a CDS encoding enolase C-terminal domain-like protein — protein sequence MAKATDLQIKDVTCAFEPIAFRTPLKFGDRVQKTAVLVNVDVVVESRDGKHKGQGYGSMPLGNLWSWPSTVCTPDQTEAAMKLFVEEIVNLAQICTEAGHPIDLVYHLAGEYPHLAKTLAVRNKMPEALPALAQLVAASALDAALHDAFGRMHQMSSYDVLTKKYMTFDLSEYLDKSFAGEYLDRYTLRIPAETLALYHLVGAVDPLTAGDVAQKIGDGLPEYLGEWIVRDQLTHLKIKLRGNDPGWDRARILGVDQVATTTAQQTQWHYSLDFNEQCESADVVLSLLNFLKTDHPAIYERIEYIEQPTHRDLAAHAISMHEVAKLKPVVIDESLVDYDALVAARDLGYSGVAIKACKGQTESLLLAAAAQKFGMFLCVQDLTCPGASFLHSASLAAHLPGIKAVEGNGRQYCPAANKIWARDYPEVFTVKHGVIQTAAMNGPGLGF from the coding sequence ATGGCGAAGGCGACAGACCTCCAGATAAAAGACGTAACTTGCGCCTTTGAGCCGATTGCGTTTCGAACGCCTCTCAAATTCGGTGATCGAGTCCAGAAAACTGCAGTTCTGGTGAATGTCGATGTGGTCGTCGAATCCCGTGATGGGAAGCACAAAGGACAAGGGTATGGAAGCATGCCCCTGGGAAACCTTTGGTCGTGGCCATCGACGGTTTGCACGCCCGATCAGACCGAAGCAGCGATGAAGCTCTTCGTTGAGGAAATCGTCAATCTCGCTCAGATCTGTACGGAGGCAGGACACCCCATCGATCTGGTTTATCATCTGGCTGGCGAATATCCCCACCTGGCAAAAACTTTAGCCGTGCGGAATAAAATGCCAGAAGCCCTTCCCGCATTGGCTCAACTGGTAGCCGCCAGTGCGTTGGATGCGGCTCTCCATGATGCCTTTGGTCGCATGCATCAGATGAGCAGTTACGATGTCCTCACCAAAAAGTACATGACCTTCGATCTTTCGGAGTATCTCGATAAATCGTTTGCGGGTGAGTATCTCGATAGGTACACCTTGCGGATACCTGCCGAAACGTTGGCACTTTATCATCTCGTGGGAGCAGTCGATCCACTGACAGCTGGTGATGTGGCACAGAAAATCGGAGATGGCCTGCCGGAATATCTGGGTGAATGGATTGTTCGGGATCAATTAACTCATCTGAAAATCAAGCTCAGAGGGAATGATCCGGGGTGGGATCGAGCACGAATTTTAGGTGTCGATCAGGTGGCCACGACGACTGCGCAACAGACACAGTGGCATTACTCTCTCGATTTCAACGAGCAGTGCGAATCCGCTGATGTTGTGCTTTCTCTGCTCAACTTTCTGAAGACGGATCACCCTGCCATTTATGAACGGATCGAGTACATCGAGCAGCCGACTCATCGCGATCTCGCAGCTCATGCGATTTCCATGCATGAGGTGGCCAAACTCAAGCCAGTCGTGATCGATGAATCACTGGTGGATTATGATGCTCTGGTCGCTGCACGTGATCTCGGTTATTCCGGTGTGGCCATCAAGGCTTGCAAGGGGCAGACTGAATCCTTGTTACTCGCAGCGGCTGCACAGAAGTTTGGGATGTTTTTGTGTGTGCAGGATTTAACCTGCCCGGGAGCTTCGTTCCTGCATTCGGCGAGTCTGGCGGCTCACTTACCCGGCATCAAAGCTGTCGAAGGAAATGGTCGTCAATATTGCCCAGCAGCCAACAAAATCTGGGCTCGCGACTATCCAGAAGTCTTTACGGTCAAACATGGAGTGATCCAGACAGCCGCGATGAATGGGCCGGGCCTTGGTTTCTAA
- a CDS encoding glucuronate isomerase, with protein MIATKSSPIDQLCAQLDEIVLIDPHSHINPHAAASKNLGDILGYHYFTELAHSAGMPREVIEAPGITAKEKVGRIVEGLAHLDNTIQVKWLIELCERFFGFQDDRLTPDNWEALYDHSEKLMSAPDWEQTVLQKSQLEAVFLTNDFDDPLTGFDTKKYIPCLRTDDLVFHLQKPEVRQRLAKATGFDCATPAKLIHAIGQLFTHFVSHGAKACAISLPPDFEPTPVSHVDAEGPLRAAYAGHVLTTEQSQILSRFVFWTIAEFCSEHHLPFDLMIGVNRRVYESGVYQGQDLFDQRVSLYQYRRLFNAFPRVKFPISVLAHASNMELVSYAWIFPNVIANGHWWYSNIPAFIEPDCRSRLEAIPRNKNIGYYSDMYKLEFGWPKFQMYRRVLAKVLFEDFVVGRHWSEERAVELGRQILRGNVETIFSGAC; from the coding sequence ATGATTGCGACCAAGAGCTCGCCGATTGATCAACTCTGCGCTCAACTCGATGAGATTGTGCTGATCGATCCCCATTCGCATATCAACCCTCATGCAGCGGCTTCGAAAAATCTGGGAGATATACTCGGATATCATTATTTCACTGAACTGGCCCATTCAGCCGGCATGCCCAGAGAAGTGATTGAAGCTCCAGGGATAACCGCCAAAGAAAAGGTTGGGCGAATCGTTGAAGGTCTTGCACACCTGGATAACACGATCCAGGTCAAATGGCTGATTGAACTGTGCGAGCGTTTCTTTGGTTTTCAAGATGATCGACTGACTCCAGACAATTGGGAGGCATTGTACGATCACTCAGAAAAGCTGATGTCGGCACCGGATTGGGAGCAAACCGTCCTGCAGAAAAGTCAACTTGAAGCTGTATTTCTGACCAATGACTTTGATGATCCACTCACCGGGTTCGACACCAAAAAATACATTCCCTGTTTAAGAACTGACGATCTTGTCTTTCATCTGCAGAAGCCTGAAGTCAGACAAAGACTGGCCAAAGCCACCGGCTTTGATTGTGCAACCCCCGCCAAGTTGATTCATGCCATCGGGCAGCTCTTTACCCATTTCGTTTCCCACGGAGCCAAAGCCTGCGCCATTTCTTTACCACCTGATTTTGAACCGACTCCCGTCAGTCACGTTGACGCCGAAGGCCCCTTGAGGGCTGCGTATGCAGGCCATGTGCTGACGACTGAGCAATCGCAGATTTTGAGCCGCTTTGTCTTCTGGACAATTGCGGAATTCTGTTCAGAGCACCACCTGCCATTTGACCTCATGATCGGGGTTAACCGGCGAGTCTATGAATCCGGTGTCTATCAGGGGCAGGACCTGTTCGATCAGCGGGTCTCGCTGTATCAGTACCGCCGCCTGTTCAATGCCTTCCCGAGAGTCAAGTTCCCGATCTCTGTATTGGCGCATGCGAGCAATATGGAACTGGTGAGCTATGCGTGGATCTTTCCGAACGTGATTGCGAATGGACACTGGTGGTATTCGAACATTCCTGCGTTCATTGAACCTGATTGCCGCAGCCGTCTGGAAGCCATTCCTCGCAATAAGAACATTGGCTACTACAGTGACATGTACAAACTGGAGTTTGGCTGGCCGAAGTTCCAGATGTATCGCCGGGTTCTCGCCAAAGTGCTCTTCGAAGATTTTGTGGTCGGACGCCACTGGTCGGAAGAGAGAGCGGTCGAACTGGGGCGGCAGATCCTTCGAGGCAACGTAGAGACCATCTTTTCGGGAGCGTGCTAG